The region caAGGTCGGGCTACTCTAGACGGCGCAGAGGGTCTTGAAGTCGTGGTTGAGATTCGAGACACTCTATGATCTGAGACTGTTTGTTGTAAAGACATTCTTGGCTTTTTGACTTGCGGATGACATGCCCGGATCACAAGAAGGGATGAGATGAGGGGCATTCCCGCCCGCGCCTACCTGCAGACAACCACTAcgtacacacacacacacccacacacacacacacacacacacacacacacacacacacacacactcactcactcactcacaaaCGACTTTCTCTTCGACCTGCAGCTAAAGGCTTGACACCCGCCCGATTCCATCCCTGACCACTTTGCGGCTGCATACCCACACATGCTTGACTGACACACAATATTTCGACCTGATTCTTTTTTCGTGCTCGGAGCCGAGTTGAGCACAGTGTGCGGAGGGTAAATGCAGAGTCAAGAGTATGGAAGCGGGCACTTTCCAAGCGAAAGCCGCAGCTCACATGCGTCAACAGCCGGCCTATAGTTGCTGATTCTTACTGCGAGAAACACCGCATGCAAGTAGCACCCTACGCTAGCCTGCCATAACGAGCGCGGAGTAGGACCCTGCCACCATGAAAACTTGACAGCAAAGCAGTGGCCAAAACCGTCTGGCCGCAGTGTAGACAGGAGATGGCTTCCCCGCAGTGATGCTGATGTATGTAGAGAGGCAGCATCAAATGGTTCAGAACTAGCGGTCGGGAGGCTGTCCAACCTGGCCTGATTATGGATCGCTGACGGGTTGCTCGACATGTGCGTCGCCataaaaagaaggaatggTCAGCGATGCGAGACAACCGAAGGCCGCAGCATCTGCGGAAAACACAGGCGCAGGGGGTGGCAGGTATAAGATATTCAGAGGGATAATAACACGCACGCACGAGCCTGAAAATATGCCCCTATGGAGAGATGAAATGGGCATGGGCAGAGAAAGGAGCCAACGGATAGCTGCCCATGATCGACATGCAGCCTTCAGACCCGGCACCTCGCTCTTGTGATACCCTCGAGTTGCCAAAATTGTCTCCTGTTGATATGTTATTTTGATCTTTCTCGTCCATCAGCCGTGGTGTCGTGTCAGGTCAGCACAAAGCTGTTTTCTTTCTCGCAAAGCGAACGCCGAGGCTTGCGCGCAGAAGgaaaaagggaaaggaaCGGCAGCGGGCCCTGGTCTTTTTAGTCGCGGATCAAACCCACTGGCTCCACTAGTCCCCCTGTTAGCATGGGTCCCCCCTGGGCCCGCAGTCTGGTCTTCGACCCGCTGCAATCCCACGCGACGGAgcagacaagaagaagctggaagCCCACCCATTTCAATCCACTTCTGGCCCAGCTGAACCACGCACCTTGCCCCGACAAGGAAACCTCGCCCGACCCAGTCAAACCACCGACCTGACCACCTCCAAACACAAACAGCAGCACCGTGACGCATCACGCCTTTTGGCCTCTAGCACGCTCCCACACCACCTGTCACCCCGGCTGGGTATATCAgcaacacaacaacaccaagaacaagTACAACAACTCTTGCGACACCCATTGTTTGAATGACAGCGGCGCTTTGAAGGAATCGCCCGAACCCCGAAAAGACACGACACGACAATTCAATTTTCATCCGAACCTGCCGCCTGTCTTACACGGGACTCCCCTCCTGGCACGCGTGTTCTAGTATACATCACACGCGCGTTTCCGAAGCACGCCCTCGAGGCATAGGGGCCGTTTCCCGGAGCGGTAAATATTTTTGTTCCCCGTCTTTCAAGTTGTGGTCGCGTAGGTGCATGCGGCCCTAGCGACACCCACAAATTGCCCACCACGGCCACACCACGACGAAGAACTGCTGCTggcgggggtgaggaggaagatctGGCCATGGATGCGCTCAAGAATCTCGTCAACAGCGTGCCCGACTGGCTGCACAAGCTCGATGAGCTCAACGGCCAGATTGAACAGCGCCAGAACGAGCTGGCCCAGCTGGCCGAaaaggataaagaaaagtcGCCGAACGGGAGGTCATCGAACGCGCCAAAGTCGATCCGGAACAAGGGCTCAACAGAGTCGCTGAGGCCGCGCGATGAGCCTGAGGCGCACCTAAGGGAATCAACACCACAGCCCCAGCTCGAAACCCGGAATGAAAATGGCGATGCGACAGCGGATGCTGCAGCTGCGggagccgccgccgccaaggccGGCACCGAGCAACCGCCGGCCAGCCCGTCCGACTCGCACTCGCCATCTGCCATTCAACGACAAGAAAACAAGGTGCGAGCGGCCGGTCAAGCACGCGCTCGGGCGACACTCAGGAAACGACAACGCACCGACTCGGTCATCAGTGCCGAGGGCGGCCCGCCAAAGTACCGGACCCGCAGCATGATCATTGTCTACTATGACAGCTACGTCCAGATCTTCTTTGAAGAACTCGTCAAGTTTGTGAGCGCCAGCCGGAACTTGATGCGCAAAGCCAAAATGGCCGCCAAGGTAGCTCAGATCAAGCGGTTAGCAGAGCTCGACATgcccgatgatgatgatgaggacgagaAAAAGGACGGCGCCAGGAACGACTTGACTCCGGCAGCCGGCGATGGAGCCATCGTGGCTGCCCCTGCATCCTCCAACGCTGACGCCGAGGCAATCCCGGCTCTTCAATACATCAGCACACGACGATTGATGGGCGGAGGGCCATCAGCGATGATGGCTGCCAGAGCATCCATGGGACGCGGTTACGGTCGAGCTGGCGCCCGCGGCAACATCACTCTTGGACCCGATGGAAAGCCGCTACAGAGCGATGTCTATGATGAGCTCGACAAGGGACTCGAGTTTGTCCAGAGCATGTGCGAGCACGCCGCTCATCAATTCCTGCGGGACGGCGACtgcggggaggaggtgatcaAGATTCAGCGGCGACTACGAGAGACCAAGGAGCTGGCCGACAAGGAGATGGACCGTGTCAAGAAGGAGAGTCCTGCCCCTCTTCAGAAAGATGCCGAGGAGACTCGGGGCAGGAGCTATCGCCCGCAAAGCATGCGTAAAGACAACCTGAATGCCTTGAAGGCTGCCGAGACCAACGGACTGGGCAGTGAGATGAAGCTCGAGGTGGACGAtggagcggaggaggtggaggtggtgttgccCCCAAGGCTGATGTACAGGAGCACACGGGCGATGAAATCTCAATAAAGCGGAGAGTTTTGGAGGAAGTG is a window of Podospora pseudopauciseta strain CBS 411.78 chromosome 1, whole genome shotgun sequence DNA encoding:
- a CDS encoding hypothetical protein (EggNog:ENOG503NYHU), encoding MDALKNLVNSVPDWLHKLDELNGQIEQRQNELAQLAEKDKEKSPNGRSSNAPKSIRNKGSTESLRPRDEPEAHLRESTPQPQLETRNENGDATADAAAAGAAAAKAGTEQPPASPSDSHSPSAIQRQENKVRAAGQARARATLRKRQRTDSVISAEGGPPKYRTRSMIIVYYDSYVQIFFEELVKFVSASRNLMRKAKMAAKVAQIKRLAELDMPDDDDEDEKKDGARNDLTPAAGDGAIVAAPASSNADAEAIPALQYISTRRLMGGGPSAMMAARASMGRGYGRAGARGNITLGPDGKPLQSDVYDELDKGLEFVQSMCEHAAHQFLRDGDCGEEVIKIQRRLRETKELADKEMDRVKKESPAPLQKDAEETRGRSYRPQSMRKDNLNALKAAETNGLGSEMKLEVDDGAEEVEVVLPPRLMYRSTRAMKSQ